One window of the Oceanicaulis sp. genome contains the following:
- a CDS encoding SDR family oxidoreductase, giving the protein MDFTGKVAIVTGGASGIGKAVAEALHARGMKIAVADLDGAAAAKVGEACGGMGRAVDVTDEFSLTRFINQVERELGEIDLYFSNAGIGATDGPGWGPGDAPNAAWQACWDVNVMASVYAARHLARKMAARSGVFIVTASAAGLLNQIGDAAYSATKAAAVSFAESMAIAHGDDGLQVHCLCPEGVKTPLVKGIEGGAQGLSGYIEPEDVAGALLKAIEDKRFLVTTHEQTPQYAAMKGGERDRWVGGMRKLRRMLLQANNGRPM; this is encoded by the coding sequence ATGGATTTCACAGGAAAGGTCGCAATCGTCACCGGCGGCGCGAGCGGGATCGGCAAGGCCGTCGCAGAGGCGCTGCACGCGCGCGGGATGAAGATCGCGGTGGCCGATCTCGACGGCGCGGCGGCGGCGAAGGTCGGCGAGGCGTGCGGCGGCATGGGCCGGGCGGTGGACGTGACCGACGAGTTCTCGCTGACCCGCTTCATCAACCAGGTCGAGCGCGAGCTGGGCGAGATCGATCTTTATTTCTCCAACGCCGGGATCGGCGCGACCGACGGGCCGGGCTGGGGCCCGGGCGACGCGCCGAACGCCGCCTGGCAGGCCTGCTGGGACGTCAACGTCATGGCCAGCGTGTACGCCGCCCGGCACCTGGCGCGGAAGATGGCCGCGCGCAGCGGCGTGTTCATCGTCACCGCCTCGGCCGCAGGCCTGCTCAACCAGATCGGCGACGCGGCCTATTCGGCCACCAAGGCCGCGGCGGTCTCGTTCGCCGAGAGCATGGCGATCGCCCATGGCGACGACGGGCTGCAGGTCCATTGCCTGTGCCCGGAAGGGGTGAAGACGCCGCTCGTCAAAGGGATCGAAGGCGGGGCGCAGGGGTTGTCGGGATATATCGAACCCGAGGACGTGGCCGGCGCCCTTCTCAAGGCGATCGAGGACAAGCGCTTTCTCGTGACCACCCACGAACAGACGCCGCAATACGCCGCCATGAAAGGCGGCGAGCGCGACCGCTGGGTGGGCGGCATGCGCAAGCTGCGGCGCATGCTGCTTCAGGCCAATAACGGCCGGCCGATGTAG